One part of the Mariniflexile litorale genome encodes these proteins:
- a CDS encoding GH92 family glycosyl hydrolase produces MKKPLSTLIAFIAFFQFLQAQNNQIAKIDNPVDWVNPLMGTDSDPGLSNGNTYPVIAMPWGMNFWTPQTGKMGDGWAYTYNAHKIKGFKQTHQPSPWMNDYGQFSIMPISGKLRFKQEERESWFSHKAETVSPYYYSVYLADHDITTEITPTERAARFRFTFPENKESYIIVDAFDRDSYVKIIPEERKIIGYTTRNSGGVPDNFKNYFVITFDTEFEISKTFSEAKLTDSLESNSKHAGAAIGFKTKKGQIVNAQVASSFISYEQAERNLKEIGNNDFDQLKEKGKKIWNHELSKIEIEGATPNQIGTFYSCLYRSLLFPRKFFEYDANGKVIHYSPYNGEIRDGYMFTDTGFWDTFRSLFPFLNLMYPELSAQMQEGLSNAYDESGWLPEWASPGLRNIMVGNNSASVVSDAYLKNNGSYKYDIDNLYQALIHGANNAGPMTAVGRAGAPSYNKLGYVPFDIGLNETAARTLEYAYDDFAIYQLAKALKKPQKEINLYKERSLNYKNLYDSEHKLMRGKDSKGQWRTPFSPFDWGGDFTEGNSWHYSWSVFHDMQGLIDLMGGQEAFVSQLDEVFSLPPVFGDKYYGGVIHEIREMQIADMGQYAHGNQPIQHMIYLYNYAGQPWKTQYWVRETMNRMYNPNPDGYCGDEDNGQTSAWYVFSAMGFYPVAPATDQYVLGAPLFKKTTIHLENGKKVVINAENNNADNRYIKTMKFNGKNHSKNWISYKELIKGAVLDFEMTDKPNKERGISKKDYPYSLSND; encoded by the coding sequence ATGAAAAAACCATTATCAACACTCATTGCATTTATTGCATTTTTTCAATTTTTACAAGCTCAAAACAATCAAATAGCTAAAATTGACAATCCCGTAGATTGGGTAAATCCATTAATGGGAACGGATTCTGACCCAGGCTTATCGAATGGTAACACCTACCCTGTAATAGCGATGCCTTGGGGTATGAATTTTTGGACTCCTCAAACGGGTAAAATGGGAGATGGATGGGCTTATACATATAATGCTCATAAAATAAAAGGCTTTAAACAAACTCACCAACCATCACCTTGGATGAACGATTATGGTCAATTTTCAATCATGCCAATTAGTGGAAAATTACGGTTTAAGCAAGAGGAACGTGAAAGTTGGTTTTCACATAAGGCTGAAACAGTTTCTCCCTATTATTATAGTGTTTATTTGGCTGACCATGATATTACTACTGAAATTACTCCAACAGAAAGAGCAGCAAGATTCCGTTTTACCTTTCCCGAAAACAAAGAATCATATATCATTGTTGATGCTTTTGACAGAGATTCTTACGTAAAAATAATTCCTGAAGAGAGAAAGATAATTGGTTATACGACTCGTAATAGCGGTGGTGTCCCAGATAATTTTAAAAATTATTTCGTAATTACATTCGATACAGAATTTGAAATATCAAAAACATTTAGTGAAGCTAAATTGACGGATTCTTTAGAATCTAATTCCAAACATGCTGGCGCAGCCATTGGTTTTAAAACCAAAAAAGGACAAATCGTAAATGCCCAAGTAGCTTCCTCTTTTATTAGCTACGAACAAGCTGAAAGAAACCTTAAAGAAATTGGTAATAATGATTTTGATCAATTAAAAGAAAAAGGAAAAAAAATATGGAATCATGAGTTAAGTAAAATTGAAATTGAAGGAGCGACCCCAAACCAAATTGGAACTTTTTATTCTTGTTTATACCGTTCTTTACTGTTCCCTAGAAAGTTTTTTGAATACGATGCTAATGGAAAAGTAATACATTACAGTCCATACAATGGTGAAATTCGTGACGGATATATGTTTACGGATACGGGATTTTGGGATACATTCAGATCTTTATTCCCTTTCTTAAATTTAATGTATCCAGAATTAAGTGCACAAATGCAAGAAGGTTTGTCTAATGCATACGATGAAAGTGGATGGTTACCAGAATGGGCAAGTCCTGGTTTACGTAATATTATGGTTGGTAATAATTCAGCTTCTGTAGTTTCCGATGCATATTTAAAAAATAATGGATCATACAAATATGATATTGATAATCTATATCAAGCATTAATTCACGGTGCAAATAATGCAGGCCCTATGACAGCTGTTGGTCGTGCAGGAGCTCCATCATATAACAAATTAGGATATGTTCCTTTTGATATTGGACTTAATGAAACTGCTGCAAGAACTTTAGAGTATGCGTATGACGATTTTGCTATTTATCAATTGGCTAAAGCTTTAAAAAAGCCTCAAAAAGAAATTAACCTATATAAAGAACGCAGTTTAAATTATAAAAATTTATATGATTCTGAACACAAATTAATGCGCGGCAAAGATAGTAAAGGCCAATGGAGAACACCTTTTAGCCCCTTTGATTGGGGTGGTGATTTTACGGAAGGAAATAGCTGGCATTACTCCTGGTCTGTTTTCCATGATATGCAAGGTTTAATTGATTTAATGGGTGGTCAAGAAGCATTTGTTTCTCAATTAGATGAAGTTTTTTCATTACCGCCTGTTTTTGGTGATAAATATTATGGCGGAGTTATTCATGAAATTCGCGAAATGCAAATTGCTGACATGGGACAATATGCACATGGTAACCAACCAATTCAGCACATGATTTATTTGTATAATTATGCAGGACAACCTTGGAAAACACAATATTGGGTTCGTGAAACTATGAATAGAATGTACAACCCCAATCCAGATGGTTATTGTGGCGATGAAGATAATGGACAAACATCTGCTTGGTATGTATTCTCTGCTATGGGATTCTATCCTGTAGCACCTGCAACAGACCAATATGTGCTTGGAGCACCATTATTTAAAAAGACAACTATTCACCTTGAAAATGGTAAAAAAGTGGTTATTAATGCTGAAAATAATAACGCTGATAACCGTTATATAAAAACGATGAAATTTAATGGGAAAAATCATTCTAAAAACTGGATAAGCTATAAAGAGTTAATAAAAGGAGCTGTTTTAGATTTTGAAATGACCGACAAACCAAATAAAGAAAGAGGAATTTCTAAAAAAGATTACCCCTACTCGCTTTCTAATGATTAA
- a CDS encoding glycoside hydrolase family 43 protein, whose amino-acid sequence MKKTLILLFIISILNSCDESKKKQSLSGNPIFSGWYADPEGIIFENKYWVYPTYSAPYEKQVFLDAFSSKDLTNWNKHEKIIDTSTVKWAHKAMWAPSIIKKDNKYFLFFGANDIQNDHEIGGIGVAISTTPEGPYKDYLGKPLINKFHNGAQPIDQFIFKDNNDQHYLIYGGWGHCNIAKLNDDFSGFFPFDTGETFREITPEGYIEGPFMFIRNGKYYFMWSEGGWTGPDYSVAYAIADSPMGPFKRIGKILEQNKEIATGAGHHSVIITPTDDKYYIVYHRRPLTETDENSRVICMDEMLFDENGYIIPVVITNEGVKLNKLN is encoded by the coding sequence ATGAAAAAAACGCTTATCTTATTATTTATCATTAGCATATTAAATTCTTGTGACGAGTCAAAAAAAAAGCAGTCATTATCTGGAAACCCCATATTTTCAGGATGGTATGCTGACCCTGAAGGGATTATATTTGAAAATAAATATTGGGTTTACCCTACTTATTCTGCTCCTTATGAAAAACAAGTTTTTTTAGATGCATTTTCTTCTAAGGACCTTACTAATTGGAATAAGCATGAAAAAATAATAGATACTAGTACTGTAAAATGGGCACATAAAGCTATGTGGGCGCCTTCTATTATAAAAAAAGACAATAAATACTTTCTCTTTTTTGGAGCAAACGATATTCAGAATGATCATGAAATTGGAGGCATTGGTGTCGCAATTTCAACTACTCCAGAAGGTCCTTATAAAGATTATTTAGGAAAACCTTTAATAAATAAGTTTCATAATGGAGCACAACCTATAGATCAGTTTATATTTAAAGATAATAATGATCAGCACTATCTTATATATGGAGGTTGGGGACATTGTAATATTGCCAAGCTTAATGATGATTTCTCCGGCTTTTTTCCCTTTGATACTGGTGAAACATTTAGGGAGATTACTCCAGAAGGTTATATTGAAGGGCCTTTTATGTTTATTCGAAACGGAAAATATTATTTTATGTGGTCCGAAGGCGGATGGACTGGTCCCGATTATAGTGTTGCCTATGCCATAGCTGATTCGCCTATGGGTCCGTTTAAACGGATTGGAAAAATATTAGAACAAAATAAAGAAATAGCTACTGGAGCTGGGCATCATTCTGTAATTATAACTCCTACAGATGATAAATACTATATAGTATACCATCGTCGACCATTAACCGAAACTGATGAAAATTCCAGAGTAATCTGTATGGATGAAATGCTTTTTGATGAAAATGGATACATCATTCCCGTAGTCATTACAAATGAAGGTGTTAAACTAAATAAATTAAATTAA
- a CDS encoding GH92 family glycosyl hydrolase, whose product MQKDILKSTLVIITILMFSCQNNENKESSNNLEDYAKFVDPMIGTAKMGHTYPGATVPFGSVQLSPDTDTIPYAVNGRYNPDVYKYCAGYQYEDSTIVGFSHTHFSGTGHSDLGDFLIMPTTGDLKLNPGTQANPDSGYRSRFSHKNEQASPGYYSVLLDDYNIKAEMTATTRVGMHQYTFNKNEKTHIILDLMSGIYNYDDKNVWTFVRVENDTLVTGYRQTNGWARTRRVYFAMSFNKPIINYGRARYDKQPYNGFWGRFNQSENFPEIAGEKIRMYFDFDLKKEEKLQIKFALSPVSSKGALANMKKETPNWNFEEVHKNAKLAWNKELNKIQIKSDDTEEKTNFYTAMYHAFLGPTEYMDTDNNYTGLDMNTHQAENFTNYTSFSLWDTYRALHPLFNILQPERNSDMIASMIAHQEQSVHAMLPIWSHYANENWCMIGYHSVSVIADAIVKGNTNFNTDKALDACVQTARTRYFDGIRYYMDMGYVPEDKNGASVSKTLEYAYDDWAIAQAAKKLGKEAIYNEFIERSKNYKNVFDAKSGFMRPKLSDGSFKENFDPLNTHGQGFIEGNSWNYSLYVPHDPTGMIKLMGGNERFTTYLDSLFTMELPDKYFEHTEDISREGIIGNYVHGNEPSHHVAYLYNWTNTPWKSQDKIRMILDEKYKTGADGLSGNDDFGQMSAWYIFSSLGFYPVAPGSVDYALGSPSISNAVINLDNGNTFQITAKNQSAKNVYVEKVELNGKVLKRPFITHDVLMSGGNLIFYMSEKPNLKLYK is encoded by the coding sequence GTGCAAAAAGATATCCTTAAAAGTACCCTAGTAATTATAACGATACTTATGTTTAGCTGTCAAAATAATGAAAATAAAGAGTCCTCTAATAACTTAGAAGATTATGCAAAATTTGTAGACCCCATGATTGGTACTGCAAAAATGGGTCATACGTATCCAGGAGCTACAGTTCCTTTTGGTAGTGTACAATTAAGTCCAGATACAGACACCATTCCTTATGCCGTAAATGGCCGTTACAATCCAGACGTATATAAATATTGTGCTGGATATCAATATGAAGATAGTACTATTGTAGGCTTTAGTCATACACATTTCAGCGGAACTGGACACTCCGATTTGGGTGATTTTTTAATTATGCCTACAACAGGAGATTTAAAACTAAATCCTGGTACTCAAGCAAATCCAGATAGTGGTTACCGATCTCGCTTTTCTCATAAAAATGAACAAGCTTCTCCGGGGTATTACAGCGTTTTATTAGACGATTATAACATTAAAGCAGAAATGACTGCTACTACTCGTGTAGGAATGCATCAATATACATTCAACAAAAACGAAAAAACACATATTATTTTAGATTTAATGTCTGGAATTTACAATTATGATGATAAAAATGTATGGACATTTGTTAGAGTAGAAAATGACACCTTAGTAACAGGTTATCGCCAAACCAATGGTTGGGCAAGAACAAGACGTGTATATTTCGCCATGTCATTTAATAAACCTATTATAAACTATGGTAGAGCTCGTTACGACAAACAACCGTATAATGGCTTTTGGGGACGATTTAACCAATCTGAAAATTTCCCTGAAATTGCAGGCGAAAAAATTAGAATGTATTTTGATTTCGACTTAAAAAAGGAAGAAAAACTACAAATAAAATTTGCCTTATCACCAGTTAGCTCTAAAGGGGCTCTGGCTAATATGAAAAAAGAAACTCCTAATTGGAATTTTGAAGAAGTTCATAAAAACGCCAAATTAGCATGGAATAAAGAACTAAATAAAATCCAAATTAAATCAGACGACACTGAAGAAAAAACAAATTTCTATACGGCAATGTATCATGCGTTTTTAGGGCCAACAGAATATATGGATACTGACAACAACTATACGGGCTTAGACATGAATACACACCAGGCCGAAAACTTCACTAATTATACTAGTTTTTCTCTTTGGGACACTTACAGGGCTTTACACCCACTATTTAATATTCTGCAACCAGAAAGAAATTCAGATATGATAGCTTCCATGATAGCCCATCAAGAACAAAGCGTGCATGCTATGTTACCCATATGGTCGCATTATGCAAATGAAAACTGGTGTATGATTGGGTATCACAGTGTTTCTGTTATCGCAGATGCCATTGTAAAAGGAAACACCAATTTCAACACAGATAAAGCGCTTGATGCTTGTGTACAAACAGCAAGAACTAGGTATTTTGATGGTATTAGATATTATATGGATATGGGTTATGTACCGGAAGATAAAAATGGGGCTTCTGTTTCTAAAACATTAGAATATGCTTATGATGACTGGGCCATTGCTCAAGCTGCTAAAAAATTAGGAAAAGAAGCTATTTACAACGAGTTTATAGAGCGTTCTAAGAACTATAAAAATGTCTTTGATGCAAAGTCGGGATTTATGCGCCCTAAACTAAGTGATGGTAGTTTTAAAGAAAATTTTGATCCTTTAAATACACATGGACAAGGATTTATTGAAGGAAATTCTTGGAACTATAGCTTATACGTTCCTCATGATCCAACAGGCATGATTAAACTGATGGGCGGCAATGAACGTTTTACAACTTATTTGGATTCTTTATTTACAATGGAACTACCAGACAAATATTTTGAGCATACTGAAGACATCTCTCGTGAAGGTATTATTGGAAATTATGTTCATGGTAATGAACCATCACATCATGTGGCGTATTTATATAATTGGACAAATACTCCATGGAAATCACAAGACAAAATACGGATGATTTTAGATGAAAAGTATAAAACAGGTGCTGATGGATTGAGTGGCAATGATGATTTCGGACAAATGAGTGCTTGGTATATATTTAGCTCATTAGGTTTTTACCCTGTAGCTCCTGGGTCTGTTGACTATGCATTAGGGAGTCCGTCTATTTCAAATGCTGTGATAAATTTGGATAATGGTAACACTTTTCAAATCACTGCAAAAAATCAATCTGCAAAAAATGTATATGTCGAAAAAGTAGAATTAAATGGAAAAGTTTTAAAAAGACCATTTATAACACATGATGTATTAATGTCGGGTGGCAATTTAATTTTTTATATGTCTGAAAAACCAAACTTAAAATTATATAAATAA
- a CDS encoding family 78 glycoside hydrolase catalytic domain encodes MQLLHVIKVIYQKAHFINPQKLLSFFCFFFTINLISAQQIEVTKSLCENKINPIGIETDAPRLTWILASSKRNVKQSAYQIQVSEKEKSLKNTILWDSGKIITDQSVHVNYNGPKLISLKKYYWRVRVWNQNNKVSKWSTINTWQMGLLNIFDWQAEWIEVSSEKSENRPSPLFRNKFKVTKEIESATAIITSHGLYIAYINGKKIGDSYFTPGWTSYNKRLQYQTYDVTSLLQKGDNAIGAILGSGWYRGTLAWEGNKDLYGKNLALLLQINLKYADGTSETVGTNKNWKTTTGEILTSEIYNGELIDARHKKKGWNLPDYNDQDWKLVHVVSLDKNYLVATINEPIRKQETFKPIDVIITPEGDHVLDFGQNLVGFVQIKVKGKKGDEITLKHAEILDKNGNFYTENLRAAKQENKYILNGENVETFEPHFTWQGFRYVSVKGISGKINPENFTAVALYSDMQQTGSFTTSNELINKLQHNIEWGQKGNFLDVPTDCPQRDERLGWTGDAQVFFNTASFNMQVDNFFAKWMKDVEADQLKNGSVPHVIPNVLNSNDSGSAGWADVATIIPWDMYLNYGDKKILKDQYNSMKAWVDYITSQSKDFLWNSGTHFGDWLYYIPEKNDTETRSAETDKFLIAQCFYANSTQIMINTSLLLNKPDDFERYTTLLKNIKQAFIKKYTSPDGVLSSNSQTAYVLALQFDMLPENMRAQAAKHLADNIKSYDYHLTTGFLGTPYLCHVLTRFGYHDLAYTLLMQKTYPSWLYPVTMGATTIWERWDGQKPNGDFQTPAMNSFNHYAYGAIGDWMYKTLGGIKSSTSISEVGYKKSIIKPYIYNKLVSKNENEQTKDEQLTMIQSNLETYYGKISSHWQNNENQIYMDITIPVNTSAELHIPSNNIESVIEGDSKLSKSENVKIIETTSTEIIVALGSGSYHFTIKK; translated from the coding sequence ATGCAATTACTCCATGTAATAAAAGTTATATATCAAAAAGCACATTTTATTAATCCACAGAAGTTGCTTTCCTTTTTCTGTTTTTTTTTTACCATTAACCTTATAAGTGCTCAACAAATAGAAGTCACTAAAAGTTTATGTGAAAACAAAATAAATCCCATTGGAATAGAAACAGATGCTCCAAGGCTTACTTGGATACTTGCGTCTAGTAAAAGAAACGTAAAACAATCGGCATATCAAATTCAAGTTAGTGAAAAAGAAAAGTCCTTAAAAAATACTATTTTATGGGATAGTGGTAAAATAATTACAGACCAATCTGTACATGTAAATTATAACGGACCAAAATTAATTTCATTAAAAAAATATTATTGGAGGGTTAGAGTATGGAATCAAAATAATAAGGTTTCTAAATGGAGTACTATTAACACATGGCAAATGGGGCTTTTAAATATTTTTGATTGGCAGGCTGAATGGATTGAAGTAAGCTCAGAAAAAAGTGAGAATCGTCCAAGCCCTTTATTTAGAAATAAATTTAAAGTTACTAAAGAGATAGAATCTGCAACTGCTATTATTACTTCTCATGGTTTATATATCGCTTACATAAATGGAAAAAAAATTGGCGATTCATATTTTACTCCAGGCTGGACCAGTTATAATAAAAGATTACAATATCAAACCTACGACGTTACAAGTTTACTACAAAAAGGAGATAATGCCATAGGAGCTATATTAGGAAGTGGTTGGTATAGAGGAACTTTAGCCTGGGAAGGAAATAAAGATTTATATGGTAAAAATTTAGCGTTGCTTTTACAAATAAATTTAAAATATGCTGATGGTACATCAGAGACTGTTGGAACAAATAAAAACTGGAAAACTACTACGGGTGAAATACTAACTTCTGAGATTTACAATGGTGAGTTAATTGATGCGAGGCATAAAAAAAAAGGTTGGAATCTTCCAGATTACAATGATCAAGATTGGAAGTTAGTTCATGTGGTAAGTCTTGATAAAAATTATTTGGTTGCAACTATTAATGAACCTATCCGAAAACAAGAAACCTTTAAACCTATTGATGTTATTATTACTCCAGAAGGTGATCACGTATTAGATTTTGGACAAAACTTAGTTGGGTTCGTACAAATAAAAGTGAAAGGTAAAAAAGGAGATGAAATTACCCTAAAGCATGCCGAAATTTTAGATAAAAATGGTAATTTTTATACAGAAAACTTAAGAGCCGCCAAACAAGAAAATAAGTACATTTTAAATGGAGAAAATGTAGAAACATTTGAACCTCATTTTACCTGGCAAGGTTTCAGGTATGTTAGTGTAAAAGGCATATCTGGTAAAATAAATCCTGAAAATTTCACAGCCGTAGCACTTTACTCTGATATGCAGCAAACAGGAAGTTTCACTACATCAAATGAATTAATCAATAAATTGCAACATAATATTGAATGGGGCCAAAAAGGCAATTTTTTAGATGTTCCTACAGATTGTCCTCAAAGAGATGAACGTTTAGGATGGACAGGCGATGCTCAAGTATTTTTTAATACAGCATCCTTCAACATGCAAGTCGATAATTTTTTTGCTAAATGGATGAAAGATGTGGAGGCAGATCAATTAAAAAACGGAAGTGTTCCACATGTAATCCCTAATGTACTAAACTCTAATGATTCTGGTTCAGCAGGTTGGGCAGATGTTGCCACAATCATTCCTTGGGATATGTATCTTAACTATGGCGATAAAAAAATCTTAAAAGATCAATATAACAGTATGAAAGCGTGGGTAGACTATATAACGAGTCAAAGTAAGGATTTTTTATGGAATAGTGGAACCCATTTTGGAGATTGGCTTTATTATATCCCCGAGAAAAATGATACTGAAACTCGTTCTGCTGAAACAGATAAATTTTTAATCGCACAATGTTTTTATGCCAATTCTACACAAATAATGATTAACACCTCTCTGTTATTAAACAAACCTGATGATTTCGAAAGATACACAACTTTATTAAAAAATATTAAGCAAGCTTTTATAAAAAAATATACTTCTCCAGATGGAGTTCTTTCTTCTAACTCACAAACAGCTTATGTTTTAGCGTTGCAGTTTGATATGCTTCCAGAAAATATGAGAGCACAAGCAGCGAAACATTTAGCCGATAATATTAAGAGTTATGATTATCACTTAACCACAGGGTTTTTAGGAACTCCTTATTTATGTCATGTTCTTACAAGGTTTGGATATCATGATTTAGCATACACATTGTTAATGCAAAAAACATATCCTTCATGGCTTTATCCTGTAACGATGGGAGCTACCACTATTTGGGAACGATGGGATGGACAAAAACCTAACGGCGATTTTCAAACCCCAGCTATGAATTCTTTCAATCATTATGCATATGGAGCGATTGGAGACTGGATGTACAAAACACTTGGCGGTATAAAAAGCAGTACCAGCATTAGTGAAGTTGGTTATAAAAAAAGTATTATTAAACCATACATATACAATAAGTTAGTCTCAAAAAATGAAAATGAACAAACTAAAGATGAACAACTAACCATGATACAATCAAATTTAGAGACCTATTACGGAAAAATTAGTTCTCATTGGCAAAACAATGAAAACCAAATTTATATGGATATTACTATTCCTGTAAATACTAGTGCTGAACTTCATATCCCAAGCAATAATATTGAAAGTGTTATTGAAGGAGATTCTAAACTATCAAAAAGTGAAAATGTAAAAATTATAGAAACAACTTCTACTGAAATAATTGTCGCGTTGGGGTCTGGAAGCTATCATTTCACAATCAAAAAATAA
- a CDS encoding GH92 family glycosyl hydrolase: protein MNIKLLIVILFFSSFSVVAQPKLKNLVDYVNTLQGTNSKHELTRGNTYPTTALPFGMHTWTPQTGNNGDGWKYQYFKKTIRGFQQAHQCSSWSNDYAVFSLMPVTEKLTLNENERASKFSHENEIAKPHYYRVLLDNGITTEIAPTERGAHLRFKFPKKQDAYLVLDGYTGVSEVNIDVKKHRITGYVNNGRGMQRFNGNFKNYFVIQFDKPFSAQGIWDNNSNKKWDNKLSGKGKGIGAYLKFKQGQSVQVKVASSYINLEQAELNLNSELENHKNLESTKRAAKNVWNQQLNKIVVEGGTEEQFKTFYSCFFRASLFSRKFYELNEKGEPYYYSPYDGKIHDGYMYTDTGFWDTFRGQFPLNALMEPTMHGQYVAALLDAYDQCGWLPSWSFPSEAGSMIGNHAISLLADAWAKDLKTFDPQKALDAYFHEATNKGPWGPANGRGNWKDYFTLGYIPYPDVGEATAKTLEYAYDDFCGYALAEMTNNNFYKDIFSKQMYNYKNVYDPKVGFMRGKQKDGNWVPNFDPYEWGGPFTEGNAWHYVWSVFQDPKGLIDLMGGEENFNKKLDSVFTVPNTVHVGTYGGKIHEMTEMEMANMGQYAHGNQPIQHMPYLYNYSGQPWKAQARTRDIMEKLYNSTENGYPGDEDQGQTSSWYVLSAMGFYSVCPGTNEYVMGSPVFEKTTIHLENGKTFVIHANGNSKENVYIDSAQLNNKNFTRSYITYQELVAGGILNLEMSKTPNIIRGSKDADKPFSLSDSKK from the coding sequence ATGAACATTAAATTATTAATTGTCATTTTATTTTTTTCTTCTTTTTCTGTAGTTGCTCAACCAAAATTAAAAAACCTAGTAGATTATGTTAACACACTACAAGGAACGAATTCTAAACACGAATTAACTAGAGGAAACACCTACCCTACTACGGCGCTTCCTTTTGGAATGCATACATGGACACCCCAAACAGGAAATAATGGAGATGGTTGGAAGTATCAATATTTTAAGAAAACAATAAGAGGTTTTCAACAAGCACATCAATGTAGTTCTTGGAGTAATGATTATGCCGTTTTTTCTTTAATGCCTGTCACTGAAAAGCTAACCTTGAATGAAAATGAAAGAGCTTCAAAATTTAGCCATGAAAATGAAATAGCTAAACCGCACTACTACAGAGTATTATTAGATAATGGTATTACTACTGAAATAGCTCCAACAGAACGTGGTGCACATTTACGGTTTAAATTTCCCAAAAAACAAGATGCCTATCTTGTATTAGATGGTTATACAGGGGTTAGCGAAGTAAACATAGACGTTAAAAAGCATCGCATTACAGGCTATGTAAATAACGGACGTGGTATGCAACGCTTCAATGGAAATTTTAAAAACTATTTTGTAATTCAGTTTGATAAACCTTTCAGCGCACAAGGTATTTGGGACAATAATTCAAATAAAAAATGGGACAATAAACTTTCCGGAAAAGGAAAAGGCATTGGAGCTTATCTCAAATTTAAACAAGGACAATCTGTACAAGTAAAAGTAGCCTCGTCATACATTAATTTAGAGCAAGCTGAATTAAATTTAAATTCAGAACTAGAAAACCATAAAAATCTAGAATCAACAAAGAGAGCTGCAAAAAATGTATGGAACCAACAACTCAATAAAATAGTTGTTGAAGGAGGTACCGAAGAACAGTTCAAAACGTTTTATTCTTGTTTTTTTAGAGCGAGTTTATTTTCCCGTAAGTTCTATGAGTTAAATGAAAAAGGGGAACCTTATTATTACAGTCCGTATGATGGTAAAATCCATGATGGTTATATGTATACTGACACGGGTTTTTGGGACACTTTTAGAGGTCAATTTCCACTAAACGCTTTAATGGAGCCCACGATGCATGGGCAATATGTAGCTGCATTATTAGACGCTTACGACCAATGCGGATGGCTACCCTCTTGGTCTTTTCCTAGTGAAGCTGGAAGTATGATTGGTAATCATGCTATTTCATTATTAGCTGATGCATGGGCAAAGGATTTAAAAACATTTGATCCTCAAAAAGCCTTAGATGCATATTTTCATGAAGCTACTAATAAAGGCCCTTGGGGTCCCGCCAATGGCCGTGGTAATTGGAAAGATTATTTTACTTTAGGATACATACCTTATCCTGATGTTGGAGAAGCAACGGCCAAAACTTTAGAATATGCTTATGATGATTTTTGCGGATATGCGTTAGCAGAAATGACAAACAATAACTTTTATAAAGATATTTTCTCAAAACAAATGTACAATTACAAAAATGTGTACGATCCTAAAGTTGGATTTATGAGAGGAAAACAAAAAGATGGAAATTGGGTGCCTAATTTTGATCCTTATGAATGGGGTGGTCCATTTACCGAAGGGAATGCCTGGCATTATGTATGGTCTGTTTTTCAAGATCCAAAAGGACTGATTGATCTTATGGGAGGTGAAGAAAATTTTAATAAAAAATTAGATTCCGTTTTTACCGTTCCAAATACCGTACATGTGGGAACCTATGGTGGTAAAATACATGAAATGACCGAAATGGAAATGGCAAACATGGGGCAGTATGCACACGGCAACCAGCCTATACAACATATGCCTTACCTCTATAATTATTCTGGGCAACCATGGAAAGCACAAGCCAGAACTAGAGATATTATGGAAAAATTATATAATTCAACTGAAAATGGATACCCTGGTGATGAAGACCAAGGACAAACCTCCTCATGGTATGTACTCAGCGCTATGGGATTTTATAGTGTTTGTCCTGGAACTAATGAATATGTTATGGGAAGTCCCGTTTTTGAAAAAACAACCATCCATCTTGAAAATGGAAAAACATTTGTAATCCATGCCAATGGAAATTCTAAAGAAAATGTGTACATAGACTCCGCCCAATTAAATAATAAAAACTTCACTCGTAGTTATATAACGTACCAAGAATTGGTTGCTGGTGGTATTCTAAATTTGGAAATGAGTAAAACTCCAAATATAATAAGAGGAAGTAAGGATGCAGACAAACCTTTTTCCTTATCAGATTCTAAAAAGTAA